Proteins encoded together in one Peribacillus asahii window:
- a CDS encoding cation:proton antiporter domain-containing protein yields MEATVMDIVQHELYMITMVFLLGLLTMKLAERIKIPDVALFMIVGIVIGPSFLNLITVPHNSVSYQFIMVLVQRLHLFERGI; encoded by the coding sequence ATGGAAGCCACTGTCATGGATATCGTTCAACACGAATTATATATGATTACCATGGTCTTTCTCTTAGGGCTATTAACGATGAAATTAGCAGAACGTATTAAAATTCCAGATGTAGCATTGTTTATGATTGTAGGAATTGTGATTGGTCCTTCCTTTTTAAATTTAATCACAGTTCCCCATAATTCGGTGTCATATCAATTTATTATGGTTCTGGTGCAAAGATTGCATTTATTTGAAAGAGGTATATAG